The segment TACAAGGCAAGAAGGTGATGGCGCTGTCAGCCATCGGTAATCCTTCCTCTTTTGAACAGACCATCGTTGATATCGGTGCTGAGGTAGTCTATTCGGCCCGTTACCCCGATCACCACAGCTACAATATGAAGGAAATGCAGGAGGTGCTGCAGCAGGCGATTGATAATGACGTATATGCCATCATTACGACGGAAAAAGACGCTGTTAAGATTCCTGCCGAGTTTATTCATTCCGAAAGGAAAGTACCCATTTATGTATTAGGCATTGAACTTAAGTTTACTGAGGGCTCTGAGGAACTGATGGCCTTGATTGCTGCTATGGTAGCCAAGGGCCAGAAGCAAACAACAATCCAGGAGGTGGGATAAGTGAAAATCCTGTGTGTCATTCCGGCGCGGTATGCATCCACACGCCTGCCGGGAAAGCCTCTGGCTGACATTGCCGGCAAACCGATGATTCAGCGGGTGTATGAACAGGCGAAAAAGGCTGTTCGTCCGGCTATGGTGCTGGTGGCCGCCGATCACCGGCTGGTGGCTGACGCCGTAACCGGCTTTGGCGGCGAAGTGATGATGACTTCAGCCGACCATCCTACCGGCACTGACCGGCTGGCGGAAGTTGTCCGGGCTTTTCCAGAGTTCGACTTGATTATTAATGTGCAGGGTGATGAGCCGCTGATCGAGCCGGTAGTGATTGATCAATTGGCGGCCGCCTTTGACGAAGAGCCGGATCTCTTAATGGCTACCCTTAAAACGAAGGCCGACGAGGAAGAATACAATAATCCCAATGCGGTAAAGGTTGTGACTGACTTGAACGGCTATGCTCTTTACTTTTCCCGTTCGTTGCTGCCGTACCCGCGGGTTCGGCCAGAGAGTTTTGCCGCGTACAAGCATATCGGCATTTATGCATACCGCCGGGATTTTTTATTGACCTATGCAGCCTTGGCACCAACACCATTGGAAAAGACGGAATCTTTGGAACAGCTTCGTGCCCTGGAGCATGGCTACCAGATTAAAGTGCTGGAGACAAGCTTTAAGCCGGTTGGTGTGGATACCCTGGAGGATTTGGAAAAAGTACGGGCTATATTGGAAACATTAAAATAAGGAGGATTTACTTATGAATACTGTAAAAATCGGAAATATCACGGTAGGTGGGCAGAATCCCATTGCGCTCATTGCCGGACCCTGTGTTATTGAAGACCCGCAACGCACGTTGAAAATTGGGCAATCCATTAAGGCCATTACCGAGCGTCTGGGGGTTCCCTATATCTTTAAAGCCTCCTTTGATAAGGCTAACCGTTCTTCTCACAGCTCGTTCCGCGGTCCCGGACTGGAAGAAGGCCTGGCTATTTTAAAACATATTAAGGAAACGCTCAAGGTGCCTGTACTTAGCGATATTCATTGCAGTAACCAGATCGAAGCGGCGGCTGCGGTGCTCGATATTCTACAGATTCCCGCTTTTTTAAGCCGGCAGACCGATTTGCTGCATCAGGCGGCGCTGACCGGTAAGGTGGTCAATGTCAAGAAAGGCCAGTTTCTGGCGCCTAATGATATGAAAAATGTCATCAATAAATTACGGGAAGCGGGCAACGAGAATATCCTGCTCACCGAACGGGGCGCCAGCTTTGGTTATAACAACCTGGTGGCCGATATGCGCGGTTTGCCGATTATGCGGTCCATGGGCTATCCTGTGGTATTTGACGCCACTCATTGCGTGCAGCTGCCCGGCGGCGCTGGCACTTCTTCCGCCGGTCAGCGCGAATTTGTGCCTTATCTGACCCGTGCGGCCGTGGCCACCGGTATTGACGTGTTATTTATGGAAGTTCATGACAATCCAGAGGA is part of the Propionispora hippei DSM 15287 genome and harbors:
- the kdsB gene encoding 3-deoxy-manno-octulosonate cytidylyltransferase is translated as MKILCVIPARYASTRLPGKPLADIAGKPMIQRVYEQAKKAVRPAMVLVAADHRLVADAVTGFGGEVMMTSADHPTGTDRLAEVVRAFPEFDLIINVQGDEPLIEPVVIDQLAAAFDEEPDLLMATLKTKADEEEYNNPNAVKVVTDLNGYALYFSRSLLPYPRVRPESFAAYKHIGIYAYRRDFLLTYAALAPTPLEKTESLEQLRALEHGYQIKVLETSFKPVGVDTLEDLEKVRAILETLK
- the kdsA gene encoding 3-deoxy-8-phosphooctulonate synthase — encoded protein: MNTVKIGNITVGGQNPIALIAGPCVIEDPQRTLKIGQSIKAITERLGVPYIFKASFDKANRSSHSSFRGPGLEEGLAILKHIKETLKVPVLSDIHCSNQIEAAAAVLDILQIPAFLSRQTDLLHQAALTGKVVNVKKGQFLAPNDMKNVINKLREAGNENILLTERGASFGYNNLVADMRGLPIMRSMGYPVVFDATHCVQLPGGAGTSSAGQREFVPYLTRAAVATGIDVLFMEVHDNPEEALSDGPNMLYVDQLEDLLKDVISIDHVVKRHK